The DNA sequence CGGGTGAACCCGCCCGAGGAACAGCGGGCCCTGCTCCGCGCGGGTCAGGAGGCACCCCTGCGCATTGATACGCCGATGTCGTTGGTGGAAGTGCTGAAGAAGCGCCTCCCCGCCAGCGGGTCGGCATCGCTTCAGGCACCGGCAGGCCACGCGCCGGAGGAGACCTCCGCGCCGGCCAAGGACCAGCTCCCGATCGAACCGAAGGCCATATCGCCGATGCCCGCTGCCGCCGTGGCCCCTACGCCCGCAGAGGATCGCATGGTCGCAAACCAGAAGGGATATGGGGTCCAGGCCGCCACCATGTCCACCCGCGAACGGGCTGAGCGCGTTGCACGCCAGATCGGCGGCACGATCGCCCCTGCGGGCACTCTTTTCCGCGTGCGCACCGGTCCGTTCCCGACGCGCAGGGAGGCGGAGGCCTCGCTCGCCAAGGTGAAGGCTGCAGGGTATACCGACGCGCGAATCTTCACGACAGACTGAACGGCCGGCGCCCGGCGCTCCGGTGGCTGGAGCGGAATTGAAACCGACTATCCCCCTTCTTCTCGCCCTTGCGACACTGCCGGCGGCGGCTGTTCCTGCGGCTCCCTTACCGGGCTCCGCCCGCGCGACGCAGCCCGTTCGCGCCCCCGATGTGCCTGCGGCGCCTGTTCCGGCCGAGATCCCGGTGGCTCTGCTGGTGGATCTGTCCTCGGGCCAGGTGCTCTTCTCCCGCGATCCGGATCGGCGCTTCATGCCCGCTTCGGTGACGAAGGTGATGACAGCCTATTCCGCCTTTCGCCTGATCTCCGAAGGCAAGCTCTCGCCCGAACGGCATATCCTGATCAGCAAGGCGCTGGCGGATGAATGGTCGGGCGAAGGCTCTTCCATGTTCCTCAAGGCCGGTGATCGGGTGACCATCGGCCAGTTGCTGCTGGGCATCACGACGGTTTCTGCCAACGACGGGGCAGTGGCCGTGGCGCTGGAGGCTGCCGGATCGCTGGGCGAATGGCTGGCGTTGATGAACGCCAATGCCGCCGAGCTGGGTATGCGCGACACGCATTTCGGTACGCCCAATGGCTGGCCTGACGAGGGGCGCACCTTCACCAGTGCCCGCGATCTGGCGCTGCTGGCCGAGGCGATGGTGACGCGCTACCCCGAACTCTACCACCGCTATTTCGGCCATCGGGGGCTGCAATATGGCGGATATGCGCAAAACAACCACGATCCCGTGACCGGCGTGGTCGAGGGGGCGGACGGGATCAAGACCGGCTATACCCGCCAGGCTGGCTACAACTTCCTCGGTTCGGCCGAGCGCGGGGGGCGGAGGCTGGTCATGGTGCTTGCCGGATCGCCCACCGCGCCCTTGCGCGACAAAACGGCGCGCGATCTCCTGCGCTGGGGCTTCGATGCGTTTCAGTCCCGCGTCGTCCTGCCGCGCGACATGGCCGTCGGGCAAGCCAGCGTCCAGGGCGGCGCCAGCACCACCGTGGGTCTGAAGACAGAAGGGGACGTGCTGGCCAGCATGGCGCCGGGCAAGGATGCCGCAGTCACCATGTCGGTGCGTTATCGCGGACCGGTTCAGGCGCCGGTGAAGCAGGGGACCCGCGTCGCCTTCCTGCATGTCGCCGTTGCCGGCCAGGAAGCCTATGACGTGCCGCTGGTCGCCAGCGAAACCGTGCCGGAAGCCAATCCGTTGCAGCGCATCCGCAACGGCCTGCTGGGGATGTTCTCGTGATGCGGGGACGCTTCATCACCCTGGAAGGCGGGGAGGGGGCCGGAAAGTCCACCCAGGCCGCCCTGCTGGCCGACGCGCTGCGTGCCCGTGGCCTCTCGGTCCTGCTCACGCGCGAGCCGGGGGGTACGCCCGGAGCCGAGGCGATCCGGGGGTTGCTGCTCGATCCTGCGCAGAGCTGGGGCCCGCGCGCAGAAGCCTTGCTGTTTGCGGCCGCACGGGCCGATCACGTGGCTCAGGCGCTGGAGCCGGCACTGGCATCCGGCCAATGGGTGGTGTGCGACCGCTTTCTCGATTCAAGCCGGGCCTATCAGGGTGGCGCTGGCGGTTTGGCGGATGAGGATATCTGCACGCTCCACCGTATTGGTTCAGGCGGCCTGCTGCCCGATCTTACGCTGTTGGTGGAAATCGGGGCCGAAACCGCCGCCGAACGGCTTCAGCGGCGGGATGGGGAGGGCGGTGACCGGATCGGTGGGCGGGACAGCGCCTATCACGCTGAAGTCGCCGCCAGCTTCGCTCGCCTTGCTGCGGCGGAGCCTGGCCGCTTCGCGCGTATCGCGGGCGAGGGCTCTCCTGACGCCATCCACCAGCGGATCATGCAGGCGGTTGAGCGCCTGCTGGCACGGGCATGATGGCTTTCGCCGGCCATGATGCGCCGTGGCGCGAATGGCGCAGTGCGCTGGCCGGGCCGCGCATGCATCACGGGTGGATTCTGTCGGGCAAGCGAGGCACGGGAAAGGCGGGCTTCGCACTCATGGCTGCCCGGGAGCTGGTGGCAGAACCGGGTGTTCCGCAGCCCCCGCATGACCATCCTGACGTGATCGTGCTGGAAAACCTTCCCGCCACCAGCGAGGATGAGAAGAAGAAGGAAGCGGGCAAGCCCTTCAATCTCAAGCGCAACATTTCCGTGGATCAGGTGCGCGCGATGCAGCGGCGCCTTTCCACGCGGCCTACCATGGGCGACAGGCGTGCGATCATCATCGATCCGGCCGACGATCTGGAGAAGAGCGCCGCCAACGCGCTGCTAAAAAGCCTGGAGGAACCGCCGGCGGGCACTTACTTCCTGCTCGTCACTCACCGGATCGGCCGGCTTCTGCCCACGATCCGTTCACGCTGCCGCGTGCTGGGCTTCCCGCCGATCAACGATGCGGCGATCGATAGCATTCTCCAGCAGGCCGAGCCGCGGGCGGATCACGCCATGCGGCAAGCCGCCATTGCCGCCGCCGCCGGTTCCCCGGGCGCCGCGATTGACTTCGTCGCGCTCGATCTCGGACGCCTGCATGGGCTGATGACCGAAATCGCGGAGCGCGGGGATCCCGACTTCTCGCTCCGTGGCCAGCTGGCCGAAGCCATGGGAGCGCGGCCTGACAGGAAGCGGCAGCTGGCCGCAGTAGAACTGGCGCGCAATGTGGTCGCAAGCCGGATGCACACCACTCCCAAACGGTTTCTTCCTGCGTTGACTGAAGCGCACGCCGCGCTCGCGCGCCTCGCCGCGCAGGCGCCGACCTACAATTTCGATCCCGGTCTGATGGTCATGGAAATCGGCGGGTTGCTCACCAGTCTCGCCATGCCTAGGGAAGCGGCCCATGGCTGAGCCCTATTACATCACCACCGCAATCCATTACCCCAACGGCAAGCCGCATCTTGGCCATGCCTACGAAACGATCGCCGCAGATGTGATGGCCCGTTTCCAACGCCTGCGCGGGCGTGAGGTTCGCTTCCAGACGGGAACGGACGAGCATGGCCTCAAGATGGCGCAGAAGGCGCGCGACCTTGGCATCCCGCCGCGCCAACTTGCCGATGAAATGTCGTCTTTCTTCAGGGAATTGTTCGACAAACTGAACATTTCCTATGATCGCTTCTTCCGCACCAGTGAGGAAAGCCATCATCGCGCGAGCCAGGCGATCTGGAAGGCGATGGAGGCCAATGGCGATCTCTATCTCGACCGTTACGAAGGGTGGTACTCGATCCGCGACGAAGCCTATTACGACGAGAGCGAACTCGTCGCGGGGGAGGGGGGCGAGAAGCTCTCCCCCCAGGGCACACCCGTGGAGTGGACGGTGGAGGAGAGCTGGTTCTTCCGTCTCTCGCGCTATCAGCAGCCGCTGCTGGACCTT is a window from the Altererythrobacter sp. B11 genome containing:
- a CDS encoding DNA polymerase III subunit delta', yielding MMAFAGHDAPWREWRSALAGPRMHHGWILSGKRGTGKAGFALMAARELVAEPGVPQPPHDHPDVIVLENLPATSEDEKKKEAGKPFNLKRNISVDQVRAMQRRLSTRPTMGDRRAIIIDPADDLEKSAANALLKSLEEPPAGTYFLLVTHRIGRLLPTIRSRCRVLGFPPINDAAIDSILQQAEPRADHAMRQAAIAAAAGSPGAAIDFVALDLGRLHGLMTEIAERGDPDFSLRGQLAEAMGARPDRKRQLAAVELARNVVASRMHTTPKRFLPALTEAHAALARLAAQAPTYNFDPGLMVMEIGGLLTSLAMPREAAHG
- a CDS encoding septal ring lytic transglycosylase RlpA family protein, with translation MKVCLLAVAAGLVACVTAAAAQPRAAATGSEPQGPAADYPVVVGEPYRVSGLEYVPSDVLNYDEVGYAVVDPDAKQGVTAAHHTLPLPSYVEVTSLESGRTILVRVERRGPMDGNSLIALSADAMVQLGVEGSAPVRVRRVNPPEEQRALLRAGQEAPLRIDTPMSLVEVLKKRLPASGSASLQAPAGHAPEETSAPAKDQLPIEPKAISPMPAAAVAPTPAEDRMVANQKGYGVQAATMSTRERAERVARQIGGTIAPAGTLFRVRTGPFPTRREAEASLAKVKAAGYTDARIFTTD
- a CDS encoding D-alanyl-D-alanine carboxypeptidase family protein; translation: MKPTIPLLLALATLPAAAVPAAPLPGSARATQPVRAPDVPAAPVPAEIPVALLVDLSSGQVLFSRDPDRRFMPASVTKVMTAYSAFRLISEGKLSPERHILISKALADEWSGEGSSMFLKAGDRVTIGQLLLGITTVSANDGAVAVALEAAGSLGEWLALMNANAAELGMRDTHFGTPNGWPDEGRTFTSARDLALLAEAMVTRYPELYHRYFGHRGLQYGGYAQNNHDPVTGVVEGADGIKTGYTRQAGYNFLGSAERGGRRLVMVLAGSPTAPLRDKTARDLLRWGFDAFQSRVVLPRDMAVGQASVQGGASTTVGLKTEGDVLASMAPGKDAAVTMSVRYRGPVQAPVKQGTRVAFLHVAVAGQEAYDVPLVASETVPEANPLQRIRNGLLGMFS
- the tmk gene encoding dTMP kinase codes for the protein MMRGRFITLEGGEGAGKSTQAALLADALRARGLSVLLTREPGGTPGAEAIRGLLLDPAQSWGPRAEALLFAAARADHVAQALEPALASGQWVVCDRFLDSSRAYQGGAGGLADEDICTLHRIGSGGLLPDLTLLVEIGAETAAERLQRRDGEGGDRIGGRDSAYHAEVAASFARLAAAEPGRFARIAGEGSPDAIHQRIMQAVERLLARA